In Leptotrichia hongkongensis, the genomic stretch TGCATTAAGAGCATTGGGGAATAATGAGCAGCTTGTAGTAAGTCTTGGGGTAAATGAAAAAAGGCTAAAAATATTTGGATTAATGCTGGCAAATGGAGTCGTGGCATTAGCAGGTGCATTATTTGCACAAAATATTAAAGTTGCAGACTTACAGTCTGGAGTAGGAACAATTGTTATTGGACTTGCGGCAATTATTTTAGGACTTGGGGTATTGAAAAAATCACAAGTAATAAACGAAATTTCCATTGTTACAATCGGATCTTTAATGTACTATTTCATAATAAATCTAGCATTGATGTCAAACAGCTGGACAAGAAATATGTATGAAGGGCTTCATTTTAATGATAATGTTATAAAGATACTGGAAGTTAAGCCAACAGATGTAAAAGTTATAACAGCGATAATACTTACAGTAATCCTATGGAATGAATTAATTCAAAAAACTAAAAAAGGTAAGAAAAAAGTAAAATTGATTGAGAAGGGAGAGGCAAATTAATGATAGAATTAAAAAATTTATATAAAACTTTCTTCTCTGAATTGGGAACAGAAAAACAAGTATTTAAAGGCTTGAATTTTACAATAAATGATGGTGATTTTATAACAATTATTGGAAGTAATGGTGCTGGAAAGTCTACACTTTTGAATGTATTAAATGGACAAATCATACCAGATGGAGGGAATGTTGTTTTAAACGGAAATGATATAACAAATGTAGAACAGCATAAAAGAGCAAAATGGATTTCACAAGTTTACCAAAATCCAACAATGGGAACAGCTCCATCAATGACAGTGCTAGAAAATTTGTCAATGGCTAAAAATAAAGGAAAACGTTTTAACTTCACTTTTGGGTTAGATGTAAAAAATATCGAATTTTATAAAAAGCAATTGGCAACTCTTGGACTTGGACTGGAAAATCAGCTGTTTACACAGGTAGGGCTTCTATCTGGTGGACAAAGGCAATGTTTATCACTAATAATGGCAACTCTAAACCGTCCAGATATATTACTGCTGGATGAGCATACAGCGGCACTTGATCCTCAGACTTCAGAAATAATTTTGGAAAAAACAAAGGAAATTATTGAAAAAAATAATATAACAAGTCTTATGATAACGCATAATATGCAAGATGCCATAACTTATGGAAATAGACTTATTATGCTTCATGCGGGAGAAATAATTTTTGATATAAAAGGTAAAGAAAAGAAAAGGTTGACAGTGGAAAAACTGTTAGAAATGTTTAAAACAAAAGATGCAAAATTGTCTGATAAAGATATATTTTAGAATCACAAAATTAAAGCATAATCTAAAAAATTTGATAATGGAAATTCAAAGATTTAAGATTATGTTTTTTTATTATTTTTATAATAGTTTTGTTCAAAAAATAAAAAATGTTTATAATAATTCATAAAACAGTCGAAAAACACTTATGATTTAAATAATTCAATAAAAAAATATTTGTATATCCTTAAATTTATTTTTTGTAAAAAATTTGGAGATAATACTATAAATACTTATTATTAAAAAAATATTTAGTTAAATTACATTATTATAGATATAGTTATAAGTTAATATTTTATTGAAAAAATAGATTAATTTAGAAATTTTAAACATAGAACTGTTTTGAATATTTTTTTAAAAACTATATATGAAGAATATTATAGTAAAACTAGTTTAAAACAGAACTCAAAAATTATGACTATTTTACTCAAAATCTAAATTATATAATTTCTAGCAGTTCAATTTTAAATGGGTTCGAGTATATATTTAAAAATATTAAAAACAGATGTAGGAATGAATCTACTTTTATATTTAAAGTATAGAAATGAGAGAAAACAGGTTTATTTTTAATTTAAGAATTTTTGAAAAATGGAGTTTAGAAACATAAGGACAGAAATAAAAGGGAATTTAAAAAGATAAAAGATAAGAATTAT encodes the following:
- a CDS encoding ABC transporter ATP-binding protein, which produces MIELKNLYKTFFSELGTEKQVFKGLNFTINDGDFITIIGSNGAGKSTLLNVLNGQIIPDGGNVVLNGNDITNVEQHKRAKWISQVYQNPTMGTAPSMTVLENLSMAKNKGKRFNFTFGLDVKNIEFYKKQLATLGLGLENQLFTQVGLLSGGQRQCLSLIMATLNRPDILLLDEHTAALDPQTSEIILEKTKEIIEKNNITSLMITHNMQDAITYGNRLIMLHAGEIIFDIKGKEKKRLTVEKLLEMFKTKDAKLSDKDIF